A stretch of the Vitis vinifera cultivar Pinot Noir 40024 chromosome 16, ASM3070453v1 genome encodes the following:
- the LOC100267733 gene encoding receptor-like protein EIX2 isoform X2, with protein sequence MRVGSMTLAFPCLCSASTSAIMRNSNSIMVFLLLAILSLCKPNSLACNEKEKQALLRFKQALTDPANSLSSWSLTEDCCGWAGVRCNNVSGRVVELHLGNSYDPYAVKFNGRSALGGEISPALLELEHLNFLDLSTNDFGGAPIPSFLGSMRSLRHLDLWGASFGGLIPHQLGNLSSLRHLDLGGNSGLHVDNFSWISLLSSLVSLDMTWIDLHRDAHWLDSVSLLASLSELILPNCQLNNMISSLGFVNFTSLTVLYLPSNNFNHNMPSWLFNLSSLSSLDLSDNSLQGQIPSTISNLQNIHYLNLSVNMLTGQIPDSSGQLKHLTLVSLFSNFLCGPIPSRLGNLSSLSRLYLDQNKLDGSIPSSLGNLSSLSYLYLYSNKLNGTVPRNLGLLSNLVTLYIANNSIEGTVSEVHFAKLSKLKYLAMSFTSVVFNVSHNWIPPFQLEYLGMAFCKMGPRFPLWLQTQRSLQILELFEAGIVDTAPKWFWKWASHIQIINLGYNQISGDLSQVLLNSTIFSVDSNCFTGQLPHLSPNVVALDIGNNSLSGQISSFLCQEMNGRSKLEMLYIPYNALSGELPHCLLHWQSLSHLNLGSNNLSGKIPELIGSLFSLKALHLHNNSFSGGIPLSLRNCTFLGLIDFGGNKLTGNIPSWIGERTHLMVLRLRSNEFVGDIPPQICRLSSLIVLDLADNRLSGFIPKCLKNIRAMATGPSPIDDKFNALTDHTIYTPYIEDLLLIIKGRESRYGSILPLVRIVDLSSNNLSGAIPSEISSLFGLQSLNFSRNNLMGRIPEKIGVIGYLESLDLSNNHLSGEIPQSIINLTFLSHLDLSYNNFSGRIPSSTQLQSFDALDFIGNPELCGAPLLKNCTENEDPNPSDENGDGFERSWFYIGMATGFIVSFWGVSGALLCKRAWRHAYFKFLDNIKDRVYLATVLKLSWLRYHFRRYRISLRCPRSYKQERMEERGSGES encoded by the exons ATGAGAGTAGGTAGTATGACCCTTGCTTTTCCTTGCCTGTGCTCTGCTTCTACTTCTGCAATCATGAGAAACTCCAATTCAATCATGGTGTTTCTCTTGTTAGCCATCTTAAGCTTATGCAAACCAAACTCCTTGGCCTGCAATGAAAAGGAGAAACAGGCCCTTCTCCGCTTCAAACAAGCTCTCACCGATCCTGCAAACAGCCTCTCTTCTTGGTCTCTCACTGAAGACTGTTGTGGATGGGCAGGTGTCCGCTGCAACAACGTGTCTGGTCGCGTAGTTGAGCTCCATCTCGGTAATTCATACGACCCTTATGCTGTTAAATTCAATGGCAGGTCTGCTTTGGGAGGTGAGATTAGTCCTGCTTTGCTAGAGTTGGAACATTTGAATTTCTTGGATTTGAGCACAAATGATTTTGGAGGTGCTCCCATTCCTAGTTTCCTTGGCTCTATGAGGAGTCTAAGACATCTTGACCTCTGGGGTGCTTCATTTGGTGGCCTAATACCTCATCAGCTTGGAAATCTCTCAAGCCTTCGCCACCTTGACCTAGGAGGAAATTCTGGGCTTCATGTTGACAATTTTAGTTggatttctcttctttcttccttGGTATCCTTGGACATGACTTGGATTGACCTTCACAGGGATGCTCATTGGCTTGATTCTGTAAGTCTGCTCGCTTCCCTTTCAGAGCTAATCTTGCCCAATTGTCAACTTAATAACATGATTTCATCACTTGGGTTTGTCAATTTTACATCTCTCACAGTCCTGTATCTTCCTTCTAACAACTTCAATCACAACATGCCAAGTTGGTTGTTTAATCTCAGTAGTCTTTCATCTCTGGACCTGAGTGACAATTCTCTACAGGGTCAGATTCCGAGCACCATATCAAATCTTCAGAACATACACTATCTAAATTTATCAGTCAATATGTTAACAGGGCAAATTCCAGACTCTTCAGGGCAGCTCAAACATCTAACACTTGTTTCacttttttctaatttcttatGTGGCCCTATTCCTTCACGGTTGGGAAACCTATCATCCTTGTCTCGGCTATATCTTGATCAAAATAAGTTAGATGGCTCTATTCCTTCCTCGTTGGGAAACCTATCATCCTTGTCTTACTTATATCTTTATAGTAATAAGTTAAATGGCACTGTTCCAAGGAATCTGGGACTTCTTTCAAATTTGGTGACACTTTACATCGCAAACAACTCCATAGAAGGAACAGTGTCGGAAGTACATTTTGCCAAACTCTCCAAGTTGAAGTACTTAGCCATGTCTTTTACATCTGTTGTATTCAATGTGAGCCATAACTGGATTCCTCCTTTTCAACTTGAATACTTAGGAATGGCTTTTTGCAAGATGGGTCCCAGGTTTCCTCTATGGCTACAAACACAAAGATCCCTTCAGATTTTAGAGTTGTTCGAGGCAGGAATTGTGGACACAGCTCCAAAGTGGTTCTGGAAGTGGGCTTCACATATTCAAATTATCAATCTTGGTTATAACCAGATAAGCGGAGATTTATCCCAAGTTCTGCTAAATAGTACTATCTTCTCTGTAGATTCTAATTGCTTCACGGGTCAACTACCACATTTGTCACCAAATGTTGTAGCGTTGGATATAGGCAATAATTCATTATCCGGACAGATTTCCTCTTTCTTGTGCCAAGAGATGAATGGAAGAAGCAAACTGGAGATGCTCTACATACCATATAACGCTTTGTCAGGGGAACTTCCTCATTGTTTGCTGCACTGGCAATCTTTGAGTCATTTAAACTTGGGAAGCAACAATCTATCAGGTAAAATTCCTGAATTGATTGgctctttattttctctcaaGGCATTGCATTTGCACAATAATAGCTTTTCAGGAGGTATACCATTGTCACTCAGAAACTGCACATTTTTGGGCCTCATAGATTTTGGTGGAAATAAACTTACCGGAAACATACCTAGCTGGATAGGAGAAAGAACACATCTAATGGTTCTACGGTTAAGATCTAATGAATTCGTTGGGGATATTCCTCCACAGATATGCCGACTTTCTTCTCTTATAGTGTTGGATCTTGCTGATAACAGGTTGTCTGGATTCATACCAAAGTGCTTGAAAAATATCCGTGCAATGGCTACAGGTCCCAGTCCAATTGATGATAAATTTAATGCTTTAACAGATCATACAATTTACACTCCATACATAGAGGATCTTTTGTTGATCATTAAAGGCAGGGAATCAAGATACGGTAGTATCCTTCCATTAGTGAGGATAGTCGATCTTTCTAGTAACAATTTGTCAGGAGCAATCCCTTCTGAAATCTCTAGTCTTTTTGGATTGCAGTCTTTGAACTTCTCTCGAAATAATTTAATGGGAAGGATACCAGAGAAAATCGGGGTTATTGGATATTTAGAGTCTCTAGATCTCTCGAACAACCATCTTTCGGGTGAAATTCCTCAAAGCATCATTAATTTGACATTTCTTAGTCACTTGGACTTGTCATACAACAATTTCTCTGGAAGAATTCCTTCAAGCACACAGCTCCAGAGCTTTGATGCTCTTGATTTCATTGGCAACCCTGAACTTTGTGGAGCTCCTCTCTTGAAAAACTGCACAGAGAATGAAGATCCGAATCCCAGTGATGAAAATGGAGACGGCTTCGAAAGATCATGGTTTTATATTGGTATGGCAACTGGATTCATAGTGAGCTTTTGGGGAGTCTCTGGTGCTCTTCTATGCAAGAGAGCTTGGAGGCATGCTTACTTCAAGTTCCTTGACAACATCAAAGACCGGGTTTATTTGGCGACAGTGCTAAAATTGAGCTGGCTTCGCTACCATTTCAGAAGATACCGCATCA GTTTGAGATGTCCAAGGAGCTACAAACAGGAAAGAATGGAGGAAAGAGGTAGTGGTGAATCTTAA
- the LOC100267733 gene encoding receptor-like protein EIX2 isoform X1 — MRVGSMTLAFPCLCSASTSAIMRNSNSIMVFLLLAILSLCKPNSLACNEKEKQALLRFKQALTDPANSLSSWSLTEDCCGWAGVRCNNVSGRVVELHLGNSYDPYAVKFNGRSALGGEISPALLELEHLNFLDLSTNDFGGAPIPSFLGSMRSLRHLDLWGASFGGLIPHQLGNLSSLRHLDLGGNSGLHVDNFSWISLLSSLVSLDMTWIDLHRDAHWLDSVSLLASLSELILPNCQLNNMISSLGFVNFTSLTVLYLPSNNFNHNMPSWLFNLSSLSSLDLSDNSLQGQIPSTISNLQNIHYLNLSVNMLTGQIPDSSGQLKHLTLVSLFSNFLCGPIPSRLGNLSSLSRLYLDQNKLDGSIPSSLGNLSSLSYLYLYSNKLNGTVPRNLGLLSNLVTLYIANNSIEGTVSEVHFAKLSKLKYLAMSFTSVVFNVSHNWIPPFQLEYLGMAFCKMGPRFPLWLQTQRSLQILELFEAGIVDTAPKWFWKWASHIQIINLGYNQISGDLSQVLLNSTIFSVDSNCFTGQLPHLSPNVVALDIGNNSLSGQISSFLCQEMNGRSKLEMLYIPYNALSGELPHCLLHWQSLSHLNLGSNNLSGKIPELIGSLFSLKALHLHNNSFSGGIPLSLRNCTFLGLIDFGGNKLTGNIPSWIGERTHLMVLRLRSNEFVGDIPPQICRLSSLIVLDLADNRLSGFIPKCLKNIRAMATGPSPIDDKFNALTDHTIYTPYIEDLLLIIKGRESRYGSILPLVRIVDLSSNNLSGAIPSEISSLFGLQSLNFSRNNLMGRIPEKIGVIGYLESLDLSNNHLSGEIPQSIINLTFLSHLDLSYNNFSGRIPSSTQLQSFDALDFIGNPELCGAPLLKNCTENEDPNPSDENGDGFERSWFYIGMATGFIVSFWGVSGALLCKRAWRHAYFKFLDNIKDRVYLATVLKLSWLRYHFRRYRIRIKWNSILTGLRCPRSYKQERMEERGSGES, encoded by the exons ATGAGAGTAGGTAGTATGACCCTTGCTTTTCCTTGCCTGTGCTCTGCTTCTACTTCTGCAATCATGAGAAACTCCAATTCAATCATGGTGTTTCTCTTGTTAGCCATCTTAAGCTTATGCAAACCAAACTCCTTGGCCTGCAATGAAAAGGAGAAACAGGCCCTTCTCCGCTTCAAACAAGCTCTCACCGATCCTGCAAACAGCCTCTCTTCTTGGTCTCTCACTGAAGACTGTTGTGGATGGGCAGGTGTCCGCTGCAACAACGTGTCTGGTCGCGTAGTTGAGCTCCATCTCGGTAATTCATACGACCCTTATGCTGTTAAATTCAATGGCAGGTCTGCTTTGGGAGGTGAGATTAGTCCTGCTTTGCTAGAGTTGGAACATTTGAATTTCTTGGATTTGAGCACAAATGATTTTGGAGGTGCTCCCATTCCTAGTTTCCTTGGCTCTATGAGGAGTCTAAGACATCTTGACCTCTGGGGTGCTTCATTTGGTGGCCTAATACCTCATCAGCTTGGAAATCTCTCAAGCCTTCGCCACCTTGACCTAGGAGGAAATTCTGGGCTTCATGTTGACAATTTTAGTTggatttctcttctttcttccttGGTATCCTTGGACATGACTTGGATTGACCTTCACAGGGATGCTCATTGGCTTGATTCTGTAAGTCTGCTCGCTTCCCTTTCAGAGCTAATCTTGCCCAATTGTCAACTTAATAACATGATTTCATCACTTGGGTTTGTCAATTTTACATCTCTCACAGTCCTGTATCTTCCTTCTAACAACTTCAATCACAACATGCCAAGTTGGTTGTTTAATCTCAGTAGTCTTTCATCTCTGGACCTGAGTGACAATTCTCTACAGGGTCAGATTCCGAGCACCATATCAAATCTTCAGAACATACACTATCTAAATTTATCAGTCAATATGTTAACAGGGCAAATTCCAGACTCTTCAGGGCAGCTCAAACATCTAACACTTGTTTCacttttttctaatttcttatGTGGCCCTATTCCTTCACGGTTGGGAAACCTATCATCCTTGTCTCGGCTATATCTTGATCAAAATAAGTTAGATGGCTCTATTCCTTCCTCGTTGGGAAACCTATCATCCTTGTCTTACTTATATCTTTATAGTAATAAGTTAAATGGCACTGTTCCAAGGAATCTGGGACTTCTTTCAAATTTGGTGACACTTTACATCGCAAACAACTCCATAGAAGGAACAGTGTCGGAAGTACATTTTGCCAAACTCTCCAAGTTGAAGTACTTAGCCATGTCTTTTACATCTGTTGTATTCAATGTGAGCCATAACTGGATTCCTCCTTTTCAACTTGAATACTTAGGAATGGCTTTTTGCAAGATGGGTCCCAGGTTTCCTCTATGGCTACAAACACAAAGATCCCTTCAGATTTTAGAGTTGTTCGAGGCAGGAATTGTGGACACAGCTCCAAAGTGGTTCTGGAAGTGGGCTTCACATATTCAAATTATCAATCTTGGTTATAACCAGATAAGCGGAGATTTATCCCAAGTTCTGCTAAATAGTACTATCTTCTCTGTAGATTCTAATTGCTTCACGGGTCAACTACCACATTTGTCACCAAATGTTGTAGCGTTGGATATAGGCAATAATTCATTATCCGGACAGATTTCCTCTTTCTTGTGCCAAGAGATGAATGGAAGAAGCAAACTGGAGATGCTCTACATACCATATAACGCTTTGTCAGGGGAACTTCCTCATTGTTTGCTGCACTGGCAATCTTTGAGTCATTTAAACTTGGGAAGCAACAATCTATCAGGTAAAATTCCTGAATTGATTGgctctttattttctctcaaGGCATTGCATTTGCACAATAATAGCTTTTCAGGAGGTATACCATTGTCACTCAGAAACTGCACATTTTTGGGCCTCATAGATTTTGGTGGAAATAAACTTACCGGAAACATACCTAGCTGGATAGGAGAAAGAACACATCTAATGGTTCTACGGTTAAGATCTAATGAATTCGTTGGGGATATTCCTCCACAGATATGCCGACTTTCTTCTCTTATAGTGTTGGATCTTGCTGATAACAGGTTGTCTGGATTCATACCAAAGTGCTTGAAAAATATCCGTGCAATGGCTACAGGTCCCAGTCCAATTGATGATAAATTTAATGCTTTAACAGATCATACAATTTACACTCCATACATAGAGGATCTTTTGTTGATCATTAAAGGCAGGGAATCAAGATACGGTAGTATCCTTCCATTAGTGAGGATAGTCGATCTTTCTAGTAACAATTTGTCAGGAGCAATCCCTTCTGAAATCTCTAGTCTTTTTGGATTGCAGTCTTTGAACTTCTCTCGAAATAATTTAATGGGAAGGATACCAGAGAAAATCGGGGTTATTGGATATTTAGAGTCTCTAGATCTCTCGAACAACCATCTTTCGGGTGAAATTCCTCAAAGCATCATTAATTTGACATTTCTTAGTCACTTGGACTTGTCATACAACAATTTCTCTGGAAGAATTCCTTCAAGCACACAGCTCCAGAGCTTTGATGCTCTTGATTTCATTGGCAACCCTGAACTTTGTGGAGCTCCTCTCTTGAAAAACTGCACAGAGAATGAAGATCCGAATCCCAGTGATGAAAATGGAGACGGCTTCGAAAGATCATGGTTTTATATTGGTATGGCAACTGGATTCATAGTGAGCTTTTGGGGAGTCTCTGGTGCTCTTCTATGCAAGAGAGCTTGGAGGCATGCTTACTTCAAGTTCCTTGACAACATCAAAGACCGGGTTTATTTGGCGACAGTGCTAAAATTGAGCTGGCTTCGCTACCATTTCAGAAGATACCGCATCA GAATAAAATGGAATTCGATTTTGACAGGTTTGAGATGTCCAAGGAGCTACAAACAGGAAAGAATGGAGGAAAGAGGTAGTGGTGAATCTTAA
- the LOC132255311 gene encoding uncharacterized protein LOC132255311, producing MESWCSTYFNGVVERSVLKCNVLGIAELIGYSGKFLFINLTFSFLVLATWFITYRYTHELDYRPEINIKPWESLLKDLKEGNKRSRWMEREPYAYWKGNPAVAATRLDLLKCNVSDKQDWNARVYTQDWIRESQEGYKQSDLASQCIHRYKIYIEGSAWSVSQKYILACDSVTLLVKPHYYDFFTRSLMPVHHYWPIREDDKCRSIKFAVDWGNRHKQKAQSIGKAASDFIQEDLKMDNVYDYMFHLLNEYAKLLKFKPTVPEKAVELCSERMGCGAEGLKKKFMMESMVKYPMDASPCTMPPPFSPLELQTFLNRKVNSIKQVEAWEKKFWENQNT from the exons atggaatcgT GGTGCAGTACATACTTCAATGGCGTGGTGGAAAGATCTGTACTCAAGTGTAATGTACTTGGAATTGCT GAATTGATTGGGTACTCTGGaaaattcctttttattaaCTTAACATTCTCATTTTTGGTATTAGCTACATGGTTCATTACTTATAGATACACTCATGAATTGGATTATAGGCCAGAAATCAATATAAAGCCATGGGAATCATTGTTGAAGGACCTAAAAGAAGGCAACAAGAGGAGCAGGTGGATGGAAAGGGAACCCTATGCTTACTGGAAGGGAAATCCAGCGGTAGCTGCAACCAGGCTAGACCTCCTCAAATGTAATGTTTCAGATAAACAGGACTGGAATGCCCGAGTCTATACCCAG GATTGGATTCGAGAATCACAAGAAGGTTACAAACAATCAGATTTAGCAAGCCAATGCATTCATAG gtataaaatttatattgaagGCTCTGCATGGTCTGTAAGCCAAAAGTACATTCTTGCCTGCGATTCTGTTACCTTACTAGTAAAGCCTCATTACTACGATTTCTTCACGAGGAGTTTGATGCCGGTGCACCACTATTGGCCCATAAGGGAGGATGACAAGTGCAGATCAATTAAGTTTGCTGTTGACTGGGGCAACCGCCATAAGCAGAAG GCACAGTCCATTGGGAAGGCAGCCAGTGATTTCATCCAAGAGGACTTGAAGATGGACAACGTGTATGACTACATGTTTCATCTTTTAAATGAATATGCTAAGCTGTTGAAGTTCAAGCCCACTGTGCCTGAAAAAGCTGTGGAGCTATGTTCAGAGAGAATGGGTTGTGGTGCAGAAGGATTAAAGAAGAAGTTTATGATGGAATCCATGGTGAAGTATCCCATGGATGCAAGCCCATGCACCATGCCTCCCCCCTTCAGTCCTCTAGAGCTTCAAACTTTTCTCAACAGAAAAGTAAATTCAATAAAACAAGTGGAGGCCTGGGAGAAGAAATTTTGGGAGAATCAAAATACATAG